Proteins co-encoded in one Euzebyales bacterium genomic window:
- a CDS encoding non-heme iron oxygenase ferredoxin subunit, producing MTWQKVADITDLEVGSPAVAELEEPVCVVRVDDDTVYAVHDVCSHQYYELHEGWVEDCTIECALHGSMFDLRTGHPDSLPAVRPIPTYATKIADGAVWVDVEQQTNDAPVPRH from the coding sequence ATGACCTGGCAGAAGGTCGCGGACATCACAGACCTGGAGGTCGGCTCCCCCGCGGTCGCCGAGCTCGAGGAGCCGGTCTGCGTCGTGCGCGTGGACGACGACACCGTGTACGCGGTGCACGACGTGTGCAGCCACCAGTACTACGAGCTCCACGAGGGATGGGTCGAGGACTGCACGATCGAGTGCGCGCTCCACGGGTCGATGTTCGACCTGCGCACCGGACACCCGGACAGCCTCCCGGCCGTGCGACCCATCCCGACGTATGCGACCAAGATCGCCGACGGCGCGGTCTGGGTCGACGTGGAACAGCAGACCAACGACGCGCCCGTGCCCCGGCACTGA
- the sufC gene encoding Fe-S cluster assembly ATPase SufC → MAELQIEGLTVEVEGSEILHGVDLTVRKGEIHALMGPNGSGKSTLAYAIAGHPAYGLTSGSVRIDGTDIVELTPDERAQLGLFLAMQYPTEIPGVSLTNFVRTSLNALGDADVPVRQFMTDLRAQFELLDMDPAFMQRNVNEGFSGGEKKRFEILQMAMLRPRYAILDETDSGLDIDALKVVSEGVNRLRGPELGVLLITHYTRILRYITPHRVHVMFGGRIVESGGPELAEELEAQGYERLRVPS, encoded by the coding sequence ATGGCAGAGCTTCAGATCGAGGGCCTGACGGTCGAGGTGGAGGGCTCCGAGATCCTCCACGGCGTGGACCTGACGGTGCGCAAGGGCGAGATCCACGCGCTGATGGGCCCCAACGGCTCCGGCAAGAGCACGTTGGCGTACGCGATCGCGGGCCATCCGGCCTACGGACTCACCTCCGGCAGCGTCCGCATAGACGGCACCGACATCGTCGAGCTGACGCCCGACGAGCGGGCCCAGCTAGGCTTGTTCCTGGCGATGCAGTACCCGACCGAGATCCCCGGGGTCAGCCTGACCAACTTCGTGCGCACCTCGCTTAACGCCCTCGGTGACGCCGACGTCCCCGTCCGCCAGTTCATGACCGACCTGCGGGCGCAGTTCGAGTTGCTCGACATGGACCCTGCGTTCATGCAGCGCAACGTCAACGAGGGGTTCTCCGGCGGCGAGAAGAAGCGCTTCGAGATCCTGCAGATGGCGATGCTCAGACCCCGGTACGCGATCCTCGACGAGACCGACTCCGGGTTGGACATCGACGCGCTCAAGGTCGTCAGCGAGGGCGTCAACCGCTTGCGCGGACCCGAGCTCGGTGTGCTGCTGATCACCCACTACACGCGGATTCTCCGCTATATCACGCCGCATCGCGTCCATGTGATGTTCGGCGGACGTATCGTCGAGTCCGGAGGGCCGGAGCTCGCCGAGGAGCTCGAAGCGCAGGGCTACGAGCGGCTCCGCGTCCCCAGCTGA